DNA from Asanoa sp. WMMD1127:
TGAGGAGCACGACCTCGGCGCCACGCTTGCGGAGCCGCTCTGCGCGCTCGGCGCTCTCGGCGAGGAACTCGACCAACTCGTCTGGGCTCAGATCGCACGTGAATGGCGAGTACCAGACTTCGAGCCCGGCGTCGGCAGCGCATCGCGCCGCGAGCGCGAGCCGATCCTGATCACCGCCGGTGATGCGGACGGCGTCGCATCGAAGATCCCGGCGGATGATCTCCATCTCCTGCCGCACCACGTCAGGATCGAACGCTGTGCGTGTGCTCCGCCGACCACGGCCGACGAAGCCCGTGTCGTACGTGACGCCTGTCTGCATCTCGCCCCTTGTCTAGGCGGCGGGTGGGTGCCGCGCTGCTGTAGCGTACTGACCGTACCCTATTGCTCGGGAGGAGTCGGTGATGGTCGGCTGTTTGGCTCACGCCGCGTACCGCAAGGGCCCGGTTTGGCAGCTAGCCGGGACCGGGCGGGAGGACGGTCGCGCCGCACCGGCCGAAGGCGGCGCGGGAACGTGCGGTCGATGAAGGCCAAGCGGGATGCTGGCGCGTCCAAGGTGTCGTAGCTGCTGGTCAGTGTGCTGCTGCTGGGAATCGCCGACTCGATGGTGGGGCCCTATCTCGTGCTGTTCGGCACGAAGGAAGTTGGACTTTCGCCGTTGCGGGTCGGCATCTTCATGTCGCTCGTGGCGGCCAGCGGCCTGGTGTTGAGCGCATGGCTCGGCGGCCGGTACGACCGGTCGGCAAGCCGATGGCCAGCATTTGTCGCCGTGGTCGCCCCGGCGCTGGGCTATCTAGCCTTGGCCGAGGCCAGAAGCTACCCACTGTTGCTGTTCATCGCGGTGGGGTTGCTTGGCGCTGGCATGGCGGCCTTCGCGCAGTTGTTCACCCTGGCCCGGACCCATCTGGATCGGTCAGGGAGCACATCCGGTCGGCGCGGAACGCCGGCGCTCCGGTCGGTGTGGTCCGTAGCCTGGGCCATCGGCCCGCTCATCGGTGCGGCGGTGTTGGAGGCGCGGGGATTTCGGGGTCTGATGGGCCTGACCGCCCTGGCATTCGCACTCGTCAGCGTGCCGTTGCTGTTGCTCGGCGCGACACCGCCCGCCCCGGTTCGACTCGCGGCGCGCGACACCGATGGGCGCCTGAGGGCGCCGGTCCTGTTGGCGGCAGCGGCTTTCACGCTGTTCCACACTGCCATGCTCTCCGGTTCGGTCGTTCTGCCGTTGTTTCTGACCCGGACGCTGGACCGTGCTGACTCCGATGTCGGGCTGCTGTTCAGCGTGTGCGCACTGGTAGAGATCCCGGTGGCGCTGAGCCTCATGTTCCTGCCGGCGAAGGTTCGCAAGGAGCGGCTGATCGACATGGGCATGCTGCTGTTCGTCGCGTACTTCGCGCTCGTCGCGGTCAGTTCGAGCCTGCCCTCGCTCGTCGTCACCCAGGTGGCCCGGGGGGCGGCGATAGCCGTGGTCGGTGCGCTGGGCATCACGCACATGCAGGATCTCCTCCCACAAGCCACCGGCCGGGCAACCGCGCTGTTCGCCAACACCCTCGCGATCGGCTCGCTGGTCTCTGGAGTCCTGGCCGGCGCCGCGGCACAGCTGCTTGGCCACCGGCCA
Protein-coding regions in this window:
- a CDS encoding sugar efflux transporter → MLLLGIADSMVGPYLVLFGTKEVGLSPLRVGIFMSLVAASGLVLSAWLGGRYDRSASRWPAFVAVVAPALGYLALAEARSYPLLLFIAVGLLGAGMAAFAQLFTLARTHLDRSGSTSGRRGTPALRSVWSVAWAIGPLIGAAVLEARGFRGLMGLTALAFALVSVPLLLLGATPPAPVRLAARDTDGRLRAPVLLAAAAFTLFHTAMLSGSVVLPLFLTRTLDRADSDVGLLFSVCALVEIPVALSLMFLPAKVRKERLIDMGMLLFVAYFALVAVSSSLPSLVVTQVARGAAIAVVGALGITHMQDLLPQATGRATALFANTLAIGSLVSGVLAGAAAQLLGHRPALLLCGVLSAVGSGLLIAGRRAPSGTGPRTDGAQ